In Actinoplanes sp. NBC_00393, a single genomic region encodes these proteins:
- a CDS encoding alpha/beta fold hydrolase, producing the protein MVTETMMPVNGIEVCVETFGEPTEPPLLLLAGEASSMDWWDDEFCRRLAAGGRFVIRYDHRDTGRSTCFPIGVPGYSGTDLMNDALGVMDALGVPAAHLVGLSLGGALAQRIAVQHPERVLSLTLMSTSAGEPGEEMTKGGVALLVETRPEVDWSNRKAAVAGLMAEVRARGGPFTPDEPQLRRLAERVFDRSADLAAARHNHRLAGYGPPVQDRLGDITAPTVVLHGTLDQRFPAEHPRELARAIPGARLVWMEGVGHEFPPRAVWDQVLAEILI; encoded by the coding sequence GTGGTGACCGAGACGATGATGCCCGTCAACGGCATCGAGGTGTGCGTGGAGACCTTCGGCGAACCTACCGAGCCCCCGTTGCTGCTGCTGGCCGGGGAAGCCAGTTCGATGGACTGGTGGGACGACGAGTTCTGCCGGCGGCTCGCGGCCGGCGGCCGGTTCGTCATCCGTTACGACCACCGGGACACCGGCCGGTCGACGTGTTTCCCGATCGGGGTGCCCGGCTACTCCGGGACCGATCTGATGAACGACGCCCTCGGGGTGATGGACGCGCTGGGCGTGCCGGCCGCGCACCTCGTCGGGCTCTCGCTCGGCGGCGCCCTGGCCCAGCGGATCGCGGTGCAGCATCCGGAGCGGGTGCTCAGTCTGACCCTGATGTCGACGAGCGCGGGCGAGCCGGGCGAGGAGATGACCAAGGGCGGCGTGGCTCTCCTGGTCGAGACCCGTCCGGAGGTCGACTGGTCGAACCGCAAGGCCGCGGTCGCCGGTCTGATGGCCGAGGTCCGCGCCCGCGGCGGCCCGTTCACCCCGGACGAGCCGCAGCTGCGCCGCCTCGCCGAACGGGTCTTCGACCGCTCCGCCGACCTGGCCGCGGCCCGGCACAACCACCGCCTCGCCGGGTACGGTCCGCCGGTCCAGGACCGGCTCGGCGACATCACCGCTCCGACCGTGGTGCTGCACGGCACGCTCGACCAGCGGTTTCCCGCGGAACACCCGCGGGAACTGGCCCGGGCCATCCCGGGCGCCCGCCTGGTCTGGATGGAAGGGGTCGGCCACGAGTTCCCGCCCCGCGCCGTCTGGGACCAGGTCCTCGCGGAGATCCTGATCTGA
- a CDS encoding endonuclease/exonuclease/phosphatase family protein, with product MLLRVAVPFAVLVTAVFLFHGLVPNRIGQLGSLLEAFRPWLGLAALPLLGLAVWRRSAGIALTALLPLVAWLGVYGGQLFPTTGHGSYLTAVQHNVSDENPDPAGTVRTLVEAGPDLIGLQEVTPEALPAYAAALAPGYPHHTVQGTVALWSKHPLREARALDIRPAAFGADWNRGLRAIAQTPIGDVAVHVVHLPSVRLGLTGFDCVRRDESARRLGAALRAEPVERVILLGDLNSTIDDRGLSPVTDLMATGRSAFPFSWPAAVPVARVDQILARALTIPELWSLPRTGSDHLPIAATFDI from the coding sequence ATGCTGCTCCGCGTCGCCGTGCCCTTCGCCGTGCTGGTCACGGCGGTGTTCCTGTTCCACGGGCTGGTGCCGAACCGGATCGGTCAGCTGGGCAGCCTGCTCGAGGCCTTCCGCCCGTGGCTGGGCCTGGCCGCCCTTCCGCTGCTCGGTCTCGCCGTGTGGCGGCGTTCAGCCGGCATCGCGCTGACCGCCCTGCTGCCCCTGGTGGCCTGGCTCGGCGTCTACGGCGGTCAGCTGTTCCCGACGACCGGGCACGGGTCGTACCTCACCGCCGTTCAGCACAACGTGAGCGACGAGAATCCCGATCCGGCCGGGACGGTCCGCACGCTGGTTGAGGCCGGTCCGGATCTGATCGGCCTACAGGAGGTCACGCCGGAGGCGCTGCCCGCGTACGCCGCCGCGCTCGCTCCCGGCTATCCGCACCACACCGTGCAGGGCACGGTCGCCCTCTGGTCGAAGCATCCGCTGCGTGAGGCGCGTGCGCTGGACATCCGGCCCGCCGCCTTCGGCGCCGACTGGAACCGCGGGCTGCGCGCGATCGCGCAGACCCCGATCGGCGACGTGGCGGTCCATGTGGTCCACCTACCGTCGGTGCGTCTCGGACTGACCGGATTCGATTGCGTACGCCGGGACGAGAGCGCCCGCAGACTGGGAGCGGCGCTGCGCGCCGAACCCGTCGAGCGGGTCATCCTGCTCGGCGATCTGAACAGCACGATCGACGACCGCGGGCTGTCCCCGGTCACCGACCTGATGGCCACCGGCCGGTCGGCGTTCCCGTTCAGCTGGCCGGCCGCCGTCCCGGTGGCCCGGGTCGACCAGATCCTGGCGCGCGCACTGACGATCCCCGAGTTGTGGTCGCTCCCGCGCACCGGCAGCGACCACCTCCCGATCGCCGCCACCTTCGACATCTGA